GGATCTGGACTTTTCAATACTGTTTACCCTGCTGGACTAAAGCAAAATGGGCTTTCAGAATCTACGATATTCCTGGTTATTTTCATAGGTATGATAGTTCAGACTATAACGTTTTATTATCTCGGTTCTAAACCGCATACTATTTCAACCTCTAAAGGTCTTTACAGTGCTTTATTTTTAAGAGGCGGCTCTTACTTCATGATTGGCATTATATTCATTTTAATGAAACCAATTATCTTTTATTCAAACATGATATTTTATGCTTTAGCCGCGGGTATTGGATTCTCAATATACTACACAGTTTCAAGCGTAATGGTATTTCAGACCATAGGGAAGAGTAATAGAGGAAAATCGCTAGGAGCATACAGTGCAATCATAGGGATCGGCACTTTGATAGGAGCCCTATTATCAGGGTATATATCATATTATATAGGCTACTGGTTTACATTTGCTTTAGCTGGAGTAACTGTACTAAGCAGCTATTTCTTCTTTTCCATGATAAAATTTCATGGGTAATATGCGCTTAGAAAAAATATATATTAAAGATATTCTTAATAAGATAATATGACAAAAGAAAATTATGAAACTCTGAAAGATGTAATTGATCCAAAACACACAGCACTGGTAGTTTGGGACGTACAAAAGATGCTAGTATCACATATATTCAACCACACTGATTTTCTGAAAAATTTAAATGATCTAATATCCGTTGCTAGAGCGAAGAAAATTCCCATATTTTTTACAAAGATTACACCTCTGCCACCTAACTTTGAATCTCCGGCAAGAAAGTATATGCTTCGCAAGATGGGATCGAGTTTTGGAAACATGCCCAAAGAAATGTTTGATCTAGAGATCGAGCCATTAAAAGAGGAGATTGTTCTATTAAAAAACACAGCGAGCATCTTTATTGGCACAAACTTTGACCTAATGCTCAGAAATGCAGGAATAGAAACAATAATTTTTACGGGCATTGCCACGGAAATAGGCGTAGAATCTTCTGCAAGAGAAGCAATAAATAGAGGATATTATACAGTCGTAGCAAGAGATGCTGTATCCTCTGGAGACAAAGATGCTCACGAAAGATCTCTTAAAAATATGGAAAAACTCATGATTGTGGAAACAGTATCAAACATTAAAGCGAATTTGTCTTGATTACCATAAATAAAAACTTTCTAAATTTTTACCCTATTTTTTAGATCTTATATATTACAGCTTATTTATATAATAATTATATAATAGATATTACAAAAAATTATAAATAGTAGACGATTAATATAGAAAAGTATGGGCAACATAACAAATAGAAAAAAGGAAAATATATTGAAAGTTCTACTGTCAATAGCAGTAGTCGTCGTCTTTTTGAGTTCTGGTTTTTTGGTATCCTCTGCAAATGCTGTGGCTGCACCAAGCCATGCGCAGACTTATCAAACATCAAACTCACAAGGATCGACAATGACTCAGAAGGTGCTAAACTCATTAAAAGAGAATGGTATTCCTGCTAAATATGCATATTTACCAAATTTTAACGCTAAATATGTGAAAAATGGCAATACTATATCTCCACTATACAGCTCAGCTCCGGCACCAATGGGATTGGGTTATTTTGGATTGATGAACAATAGTGGTGTTTTGACAGGAACGGTATTAAACACTACCAGTTTTGAAGGATCTATCACCGTAAACAACCTTAACGTGTTTTATCTGGATGATGACGGCCCTTATAGCCTTAGTTTTCAGTTAAATACTGTTCTTAGAAACGTTACACTGTTCGGAAACAACAGTTATGTATTCTGGAACCAAAATGTGGTATTTTATTCTGTTAGAACTCATACATTGGAGTTAATAGACAATATCTGGAACTTTTCAAGCAACCAGTTTTTGTTCACTCCTAACTCTTTGTACAGCTATGATGGCATTCCAGTTCCACCCACTTATTATTATGCGATCGGTCCAACATTTAGCAATGTTGCGTTTCCTTTTACCATAAATCTATTTCTTAACAGCACGGTTATAGATAATAGAGATGCAGTATTTTTCAATTATACTTTAATACAACAGAATCAAGCACCCATCTCTGGATCTTATGATGAAGTATTATTCAATTCCACTTATGGCATGCCTTCAGATTACAAGACTGCTCCTGCTTATTATCAGGTAAATGGTAATGAGTTCACTCCTGATGGTTATTTGCTGTATGATGCTGAAATAATGCTTGGAGGTCCTGGTGGCGGAAGCACGACCAACGTGTTTAATGCCAATGCCACAATGCACCTAGATTACATGTCATCTACTGGATATACTGCAGTACCCTCTGCTTATAACTTTGGTAGTGATACTGGAGAGACCAGTCTTGGTGTATCATCATCATGGAACGGTGTCACTCCTACTGCGGTGCTTACTACAGGACCCTCGATTTTAGCACCTTTATGGGGCGTTTCTTCTGGATCTGGCAATATTAAGATCACAGGAACGGTGACGCCTTCAAATGCGTTCATGTTCATCAGCCCAGGCCCGAAATTTAACGCTTCAACTGCACAGTGGGCTGCAATAGGTACCTCAGGAACGGTGTCATATGAGCTACCTACCGGCACTTACAGCGCAGAGATACTGCTCAGCAACTATAATCCTGTAAGTCTGACTTTCAGCAGTTCTACAGTATTGAATGTAAATATGGTAAAGAATCTGGCAAGAGGTATTTACACTCCTCTGTTTGCATTTGACAATGCTCAGGTAGCTGCTCTTTCAATGGCTGGAAATGGTACTATGAATAATCCATATGTGCTTGAAAATAACCAGTATGGCTCGCTAAGTTCATTATTCAGTCAGTTGAATGATTATGCGTTTCCTGTGTTTCCAGGATTGCTTATTTTGAACACTAACGTTTATATATCGATCAACAGTCCTCCCACGTTTTTCATCAACTTTGGTGCTACCGCATCAAGCATCGCAACTTACTTCAAGCTTCCTACATACAACTACCTGCAAATTCAATTATATAATACCTCTCACGTTTCCATATATCATGCCAATTATGTAACAGGCTGGTTTTCATATAACATGTTTATGTACGATTTCCCTGTGGCAAACATCATATTATGGAACAGCACGAATGATTTAGTAGCAGGCAACAACTTTTACAGCTGGGGAAGCTCAATGCTTGTATATGGTGGTTCTCATAATGTAATCTGGGGCAACGAGTTTATCAACTATCCAGTTCCATTAACTGCTGCTGACATGTCTTATCTGGGTCCTGCAACAGGATTGAGCATGTACAGTTCCAACAATACTATTTACAACAACTACTTTAACGTCACGATCCCTGCATACAGCCCGCATTATAATATATATAACGGATATTTCGCAAACTACACAAATGCCTGGAACATTACTCCTGAATCTGCCAGCATAGTCAACACGGTGAATGGATACCAGTTATCTGGAAACATTATGAATCAGGCCACTCAATCTGGAAACTTCTGGAGCTATTACACATCTGACATGCCAACTCCATTTAACGTATTTGGACTTATAGCAATTGGAGGAGATTACAGTCCTATAGTTCCCGTATCTTACAATGTAACAATCACCATATCTGGACTGTCCAATACCCCAGTGATGGCGTTTCTATACTCAAACAGCCAGAATCATCCATTTCTATACTCTGCAATTAACACATCCAATACATTGAATTTCCAAGTAACAAATGGTGCTTACTATCTACTGATACTTACCCCGACCGGCATATATTCATCAGTACCAGCAACAATAACAGTGAACGGAGCAAATGTATCAATAACTGTAACGCTGAGTGGAAACAGCGTTATACTTTAATTTTTTTTATTTTTTTTAAAAACTATTTTTTTCTATTTTACGATCAGTACAGGTACTGGAGATTTAACAGTCAGTTTTTGGCTTACCGATCCCAGCAACGCACCTGCCCATATGCTTATGCCTCTGCTGCCTGCAACTATCAAGTTTGCGCCTATCAATTTTCCATATTCTAAAATTGTATCTGCTATATCTGTTCCTTCCAGATATTTCACAGTCACTTTTTTAAACCTTTCCACAATTTTCTTATATTCTTCATTCAACACTTTCTCTCCATTCTCTCTGACCATTTTCAGCATTTTCTCTTCCACATTCATATAAGTAACCGTCTCACCAAACTTAATAGCCCCAACATATACTAAATGCAGTTCAGTATCTGCGGTTGCAATATTTGATATCACAAAATCTACGGCACGTTTTGCAAAATCTGACCCGTCATAACATATTATTATCTTTTTCATTGCCATCTTTTTACACCTCTACCAATTTCTTGGGCATTGTCAATGACACTACAAAATGCGGCTCATCGACAATCTCAGAAATTCTTAAGTTACCGGCAACACTGCTCAAAATATATGCTTCTTCCGCACTAAATCCGTATTTTTCCAGCATTGATATCATATCCTCCACCGCATACTGAGCCGCTTTGTACAGATCTGCTGCAATACCCATTGTCACTAGAAGTTCTTCTTTTTTCTGCTCAATATTAATAATTGCATACGGATATTTTAAGTTTTTCCGCTTTAATATCCTCGTTTTTATTTTAGCAGTTGCCGTTGTTTCAATAGCCGTGCCACATACTTCACCGTCTCCCTGCGAGGCATGTGGATCTGATATTGATAACAATGCTCCATTTACGAGTACTGGCAGGTAAAGTTTGGCATGTTTCCCTAATAATTTATTATCCATGTTCCCTCCAAAATGCTGGGGTGGTATCATGTCAAATGCCCCTGACTCTGGAGCCGTGCCTATCACTCCCAAAAATGGTGAAACTGGCACTTTTACATTTTTTAATAGTGGTCCGGTAGTTGCAATATTATCTTTAATGTTCCATATTATCAGCGCTTCGTTAAACCTGTTTTTTAATAACCCAAAATCAGGAAGTATTGCACTCCATCCCCAAGATCCTACTTTGATATCCAATAACTCTATTTCTAGCAAATCTCCTTTCTTAGCCTCATTAATATATATTGGGCCTACAGCACCATCTAACTTGCTCTGGTCTAAGTTTTTTAGATCCTCTGTTTTAAATTGTTCAGTGATCTGCATTGTTGAGGCATCTGGCACTTTTACCAAAATCTCTTCTTCAGCAGATACATAAGCTATTGGCTTGTTATTGCTGCTCCATTTAAAATGCAAATTCTCTATTTTCGTTCCATCTATATTTATCATACTATCTTTTCACCTGCTACATATGTTTCTTTAACTTTTATATTTTTTAATTGTGATGCTTCGACATTAAATGGATCCTTGTTCAATATTATAAAATCTGCGTATTTTCCAAGTTCCAAAGATCCAATGTTGTCATCTAGCAATGCCTTAGCTGCACTTTTAGTGTATAAGTATAAAGATTCTTCAAGACTCAATGTCTGAGATCCGGACTCTTTATATAATGGTATTTTTTCATATTCTCCTCTTGTAACTGCTGAATATACTGTTTGCCATGGATCTATGGGCTCTACAGGAGAATCAGTAGAAAATGCAACAGGAATATTATTTTCTATTAATGTTCTAAACGGATATACTTGTTCTGCTCTTTCTTTTCCTACTCTATCTAAAACCCAGAAATCTGTAATTACAAAATGTGGCTGCGTTACAATTGTAGCACCAATATCCTTGATTTTTAAAATTTGATCTTTGCGTATTATAGAAGCATGCTCGATTCTGTGCTTGTTTTTTAATAATGCATAACTGTCCAGTACTACATCCAGTGCCCGATCTCCTATAGCATGTGTGGCTATTTGCAAGTTTTGCTGATCCATCTTCCTACAAATTCGAAAATATTCATGTTCATCTATCACTAAATTTCCAGATGTCTCAGCATCTGCATAAGGACTAGACAACCATGCTGTTCTAGCACCTAGAGATCCATCAATAAACAGTTTTATTCCGTTGATTTTTAAAAACTCACTGTTTTTAAACTCTTTCAAAACATCCAAGGACTCAGGATTAACATATACATGCACCCTTATTTTTAACTTTGCTCTCAATTTATCTAAAATTTTTAAGGTTTCAGAATTACAACTTACAAATCCCACAGACGTAACACCTTTCTTCAACGCCTCATTTGCTCCATCAATTATATATTTTTGCACATCTTTTTTTATATTTTTTCGTGCCTGTTCAAACGCCTGTTCTTTAACTATACCCGTAATTCCACGATCATCACGAACTAAATATTCTGAGCTGTAGTCTGAATTTAATAGCCCTAAAATCTCTAAAGCCTTAGTATTTAGCACTGCTGCATGCAAACAAACTCTGCTTAAAAATACAGGCTTATCTTTTATTATCTTATCAAGGTCAAAACGGTCAGGCCAGCGTTGCTCTTCAAACAGTTCTTGATCCCAGCCATGTCCAATTATCCAATCTTTATCTTGTACTGTTTTAAGCTTTTCTTGCATCTCCTTAATAGATTTTACATTCCTTAAATCCAGAATGTTCAGATATTCTCCAAGCTCATCAAGATGCATGTGTGCATCCACAAAACCAGGCATTACTATGGATCTGTGAAGATCTATAATTTCTATCTTCCCAAAATTCAGGATTTTATCAGAGCCAAGTTCTGCAATCTTACCATCTTTGATTATCAGTGCATCTGTAATTTTTAAAGGTTTAAATGATGCATATATCTTGGCGTTGACAAATGCCTTAATCATTTTTCATGCTTATACTTTTATTTTCAAGATCAGATTCATAGGCTGCATTTACAATTTTTACAACCTGATAGCCATCTATACCTTTTGCTATCTTTGCATGCTTGCCTTTTATTAAATTTATAAAATCAACTATTTCTGCTTCGTACATATTCACTTTCTCAATTTTTTGCTCTTCTTTTTTATTCTTATTAAATATCAAAGATCCTGAAACTTCTGTATTAAAAAAATCTCTGGCTATCAATGTACCATCAGTTCCATATATTATCAGGCTGTTGTCAGGATTGACAATATTTCTAGATGCTAAAACTGTTGCTAAGGTATTAGAATATCTGAGTGTGATATATTCTGTGGTTTCTATAATGACCTTTGATGGATTTCTCATCGCAAAAACAGAGTCTGGATACTTTGATAGCACATTATTTATAGTATCTATAACATGCACACCAGTACCCATTACCGGACCCCCACCCACCTTATCTTCCTCAGACCACCATGTTCTGTCTGGATCTATAGTTCTACCTGAAGAATACGATGACCAACAGCCATAAATATAAGTAATATTTCCAAGTTCTGGCAGTAAATTCTTTACTTTCTCAACCGCGGGGTTAAAGCGCAAATGAAATCCCACAGCTAAGCTTAATTTCTTATCTCTGGCAATATTGACCAGATCTAGTGCTTCTTCATTTTTCAACGTCATAGGTTTTTCTAAAAGTACATGTTTGTTTTTTAATAATGCTTTTTTAGCTTGGGCATAATGTAGAAAGTTAGGCGAGGCTATGTACACTGCCTCAAAATCCTGATCTAAAAAAAGATCTAAATTATCAAAAGGCTTAGAATGATATTCTCTAGATACCTTAATTGCTTTCTCGATTGAACGGCTATATACGGCTTCAATTTCATTTTTAGTATTAAAAATAGCAGGCATCACTCTTTTTTGAGCATGGTTACCAATTCCAATCACACCAAATTTCATAATATCACAATAAAAAATTGAAATAAATAGTTTTCTAAAATTTTTAATCTTTGTGACAATTTAAAGGATATGAAGTTGAAGATTTTTATGATGAGAAATGTACAGGAGCGAAAAGAGAACGATGATGGCATGTCAAAGCTATAGAGCCATGGATTTTCAATTGAACACGCTAATCGATAAAAATATTATGAATTAATGTCTATCATTACCCACTAAAAACCACTGCTCCCGCGGCTAAAGCTCGTGGGCTTTATCCTCTTTATTTTGTAAACTATTGTTGCATATAAATCTGTTCTTGCTCTTTTTTGCGCATTGCATTTTTGCGAAATCTTGACTTTTCTGTAAATTGCAAATACATTCCAATTGCAAATATTATAACTGCGAACAGTACAGATACTGAATAGGATGCACCAAATCTTGAAAATACAAACCATAATATACCCATGCCAATTAAACCGGCAAGTATCACCAGGATCTTATTATAAAGTATATATGCAACTGAAAACGCAATTAACGCCGCAACAATGGCAATGATAAAATTGTGACCAGATAATAAAGATACAGCTAAGTATGCGATATATGCAAATCCAGCAGACAGTGACAATCTCACTAAAAACAATAATAATATTGCACCTAATAATGCTCCCGCAGCTGCAATAATCAATACTGGTATTTTTGTGTAATGTATCATATCTATTATAGATATCGAAAATACGGCACCTATATATGCTCCAAGTATCCCAAATAAAATCTTCCAAACTGCTTTTCCTTTAAATATCAGAGCCAGACCCAGTGCTAATAATAATATCAAATATAAAAATGATAAATTAGCAGGTAATATCCCCGGCAGTTTGAGATATCCTATAAAATGATATAGGACCGATTGGATCTGCTCTATTGTGACTGCCATATAGACAGACTATAACAAGATCCATTATTAAATTTTCCATGTTTCGACGTTGTCAATTTTCTGTTGATAATTGATTATTATTTTGTCGAAGCCATAGTTTTTATCGAGATCATTTACTCTGAACATGTTAAAAGTATAATACAGATTTAAAAGCCATCTGATACGGTTCTAAATCTTATGCATAAATTTACAACTGCTTTTACTGCTGTATTAATATTGCTCTGAAAAAGCAAGATCATATCAACTAAGATCTGACAAAACCCATGTTTCACAAACCCTAAAATTTAAAGCATTCTTAACAAAGCCGAAATTCTGACAAACATTAAATATGTTTAAATAATGATCTATCAACATGGATCGTATATTTGCGCCCTGGCGTATCGAATATGTCCGAACACCAAAAACAGATGAGTGTATATTTTGCAACGCTTTTGAAAAAGAGAGAAATATAATAATAGACAGTACAGAACATGCTTTGATATTAATGAACAAATATCCATATAATCCTGGCCATGTTCTTATTGCTCCGACAAGGCATGTATCAGAATTTGAATTGCTTTCTGCTGTTGAATTAAGTGAAATAGCAGAGTTTATGCAAAAGATCATCATGGCTATCAAGAATGCAATGCACCCTGACGGTTTCAATGTTGGCATAAACATAGGAACTGTTGCTGGTGCTGGCTTCAAAGATCATTTGCATGTTCATATAGTGCCAAGATGGAATGGAGACACGCATTTTATGCCCGTATTCTCAGATACAAGAGTGATCAGCCAGGCGATTGAGGATACTTATAATGAAATTAAAAAGGAGTATGATAAACTATGAGCGTGAAAGATCATAAAGAACATGATTATGTTTTGACATTTGGAGTAATAACAGCGAGCAGTACCAGAACTGAAAAAACAGATGACTCTGGAAAGCTAATAATCGATTTGATTTCTAAAGCTCATAAACTTGTATATTATAAAGTGGTGAAAGATGACATTGCAATGCTGAGAGACGCCGTATTAGAGACCAATTGTGATTTCTTGATAGTAAATGGGGGAACAGGGTTGAGCAGATTTGATCTTACTGTAGAGGCAATTAAACCATACTTTACAAAAAATATTGACGGGTTCGGAGAGTTATTCAGAATGATTAGTTACAAAGAGATTGGCAGTGCAGCAATGATGAGCAGGGCCTCTGCAGGATTGATAAATAAGAAGATAGTATTTATAATTCCTGGCTCACCTGCCGCTATTGCAAGTGCAGTAAAAGAGCTTATTATGCCTGAAATAAGCCATATTTACTATGAACTGAACAAGGAATGATATCTTATCCGTACTTATATGTGACTCCGTAAGATCCTCTTGGATAGTTCCAGTCTAACGCTTTGCTATCGCATACTATAAAGCATGACCCACATTCTACACAATCCTCATAGTGAAACACTACCTGATTGTTTTCAATAACATAGCATTTTGCAGGACAAGAGTGCACACAAAACTTGCCCTGGCAAACATCGCACAATCTTGGGTCTTTAAGTATAATGTGTGGTTTGGAATCTACCTTGTATTTTATCAATGCTAGTCTATCATCAATACTAAGTTCACTCATAGAGCTCTACCTCCACTCAATGCATCCATTAATAAAGTTGTCAACGGAACATTCTCCTGTCTTAAAAGTTGCATGATCTTCTTTTTTGGCATTCCATCAGAAATAACAATATTTCTCATAATGTTATTTATCATCTCTGGATATTCTTTATAGAATCTCTCATTTTCTACTGCTTTAGGCGCTTTTTTATAAGTGTACATATCTTTCATTATCACGCTGTTCTTCAACATTGTTTCATACTGCATCATACTCTTTGCTGAAAAGTCTTTTTCTTTATGTGCCCTTATAGCATTTTGTGCTGCTAGTATGCCGGACAATATTGCAAGATCAACGCCATTTAAATATATGCCTGATGAATTAACAAATCCCGCGGCATCTCCAACTACCATCATTCCATCTCTGTAAAGCTTTGGAACCATCTGTAACCCGCGTTCAGGTATTACGTGTGCTGAATACTCTTTAATCGTGCCACCTTCTATAAGATCGCTGATATATGGATTCGCTCTGAAATTTTCAATCAAATCATACGCATAATACTCGCTTTTGCGCATGGCTTCCAAAGATACAATCAGTCCCAGAGACACCGTGTTTTTATTGGTATATACAAATCCTCCACCGCGCAGTTTTCTGGTCGGTGCGCCCAGAATGAGCTCTTCTACACCCTCTCCCTTCTTCAATCCAAATCTTTTATCAATCTCTCCTTCAGGCAGCTCTATAATCTCTTTCATTCCCAGTCCCACATCCTGAGGCTTCGGTACTGTTTTCAGCCCAGCCTTCTGAGAAATTAATGATATTACGCCATCTGCGGCAATAACCACATCACCTTCCACAACATCAGACTCTGACTTTATGCCAATCACTTTATCACCATCATATACAAGATCATCAACCTTGATTCCAGTGCCTATTAATGCTCCAGCTTCTTCTGCCTTCTGAGAAAACCACTTGTCAAATTTTGCTCTCAATACTGAAAAACCGTTATATGGCGGTTCTCTAAATTTTTGATTTTTATAGTCAATTGAAACATATGATTCATCAGTTAAAAATGTGATTTTTCGCTGCGATATCGGCCTTTCTACAGGTGCTTCTTTCCAAAACTCCGGAATCATCTTTCGAAGCGTATCCACATAAAGTACACCGCCAAACATGTTCTTAGAGCCTGAATTATCGCCACGCTCTGCCACAAAAGTATTCAAACCGGCTTTCGCAGCAGTGTATGCGGCTGCTAATCCTGCAGGGCCCCCGCCAACTACTATTAAATCAAACTTATCAGACATAATCAGATCACTGAGAAGGTATATTGAAAATATACATTTAAATTTTATCTATAAATGCTAAAAATAGTTTGTTTATGATTATCAAGTTAAATTTTTATATTACTTTAAAAGATCTTTACAAATATCTGGACTTTCTTAAATTTAGCCGATAAGAGCAATAGTATATAATTCGTTACGGCATAATTCAGATATTCTTGAACAGTTCAACCTTTGTATCTCTTATAGTTGGCCTAAGCTTTCTTGCAATATTGAGGTCTCTAAGATCAATCTGGTATTTTAATACCTGAGGCTTGAAATATGGCGCTTTAGCAAGTATCTCGCCTTTGGGCCCAATTATTGCCGACCCACCCCAGTAAACAAGACTTCTCTGTGTTCCTGCCCAGTTATTGTAAATATAAAATACCGAGTTTTCAATAGCCCGTGAAACCATCAGATTCTCGAAATAAACTCTTGAAGTGATCGGGCTGGCAGAAATATTGACTATGATATCGGCACCTTTTAATGCCTGAATTTTTGAGATTTCAGGGAAGAATATATCATAGCAAATCTGTATGCCTATCTTCCCAAATTTAGTATTATAAACATTTATTTCGTTTGAATCTGAAAAATAGATCTTTTCTTCAAATGGCCCGAAATTGGGCAGGTATATTTTCCTCACTGTAGCAACAAGATCTTTAGAGATCAATGCTGCAG
This Thermoplasmata archaeon DNA region includes the following protein-coding sequences:
- a CDS encoding carbon-nitrogen hydrolase family protein, producing MLSISVYQPSGSMNYQKNLQFLIEQIKTQDSKLLIFPELFITGYMIRDELFKYHLNQDIEDFKTVKNVTEKYDKTVIFGYPEEHNGQYYNSAALISKDLVATVRKIYLPNFGPFEEKIYFSDSNEINVYNTKFGKIGIQICYDIFFPEISKIQALKGADIIVNISASPITSRVYFENLMVSRAIENSVFYIYNNWAGTQRSLVYWGGSAIIGPKGEILAKAPYFKPQVLKYQIDLRDLNIARKLRPTIRDTKVELFKNI